The stretch of DNA AAAATGTGGAGCTCATTAGCGAAGAAGTGTTGATGCAGCGGAGATTCCCGCTCTGGACAATGTTTTTTCGTGACTATGATTTTGTATATCCGCACATTCGGCAAGACTACGCCGAGCTCACCAGTTTGGCCAAGGTGATTGAAGCGTTGGAGAATGAGCCAAATTTGCAGAAAACGATGTTTGATTTTCTCAAAAATACCCATGATCAGGATAGCTAATCGACACATCATGAGCTGTAGCCCCTATTCTAGCGGCAGGATTACCCATTAAGACACATGCAATCGGCGTATACTGAGCATGCAATGCAGATGCATCAACGCCGACATTTGTGCTGTGAACTCGCCACGTGTGTAGCCAGATTGCTAGTACTGTTTCTGTATGTATTGCGCTGTAGTCATTCTATTCTGAGTCTTGTAAAGCCATACCCATGGAAAAAATCATTTTTGAAATATTTGCCACCGTGCTGGCAACCATTTCGGCCTTGCTACCGATTACCAATCCGCTGATCACCGTATCGATTTTGCCAGGGATGGCGGCGCATTTATCCGCAGCAGAGCGCGACAACCAGGTGAAACGTGCGTGTATTTATATGGCAGGGATTTTGGTCACTTTCCTGCTGGCTGGCGCGCTGATTATGGATTTTTTCAATATTTCGATTCCCGGCTTGCGCATCGCCGGGGGCTTAATCGTGAGCTATTTTGGTTTTGATATGCTGTTTGGCGAGCCGCACGATGCGAGCAATGCGCCCAATAGCAGCAAACGTGATATTTCGTTTACCCCACTGGCGATGCCATCACTATCCGGCCCCGGCTCGATTGCGGTGGTGATTTCGATGTCGTCGGGCGTGCATACGCAAACCGCTTTGCCGGTGTGGCTGGGTTATCTGACTGTGGTGATTGGCATCTTGCTGGTAGCGTATATTTCATGGCTAACGCTACGCGCCTCAACCAAGCTGTATCGCGTCCTCGGCGAAGACGGCATTAATGCCATCTCGCGGATTATGGGCTTTTTGCTGATCTGCATTGGCGTCCAATTTGTGATTAACGGCATTGGCAATCTACTGCACGACCCAGTTTTTTGGCCATTAGCGAAGTAAATTTGAAATTGACGCAATAAAAAACGGCACCGTGGTGCCGTTTTTTATTTAAACCGATACGAAATTAAGCTTGTTTAACTTTACGACGACGTGCAGCCAACAAACCTACCAAACCCATGCCCATCAAAGCATAGGTTTCTGGTTCTGGGACTGGAGCGACTGTAGTCACACTCAACTCCACAGTACCACCGTTAGTGAACGATAAGCCTCTCCAATTGACAAATAAGTTGTCACCATCAAAACTCAGGTTGTTGTTTGTTAGTTGAGTCATACCATTGTTTGATAGTACGGTGAATGATTTAAAATCATTGAACTGATTCTTTGTGTCTGAGATTTTAAATCCACCGAAGGTGCCGCTGCTGTTAAATCTATTGGTTGTTAAGAAATTAATAATA from Chitinibacter fontanus encodes:
- a CDS encoding BLUF domain-containing protein, with the protein product MMFLGLTYISHSKRKLTEDMRMQLMRECQVRNAHNDVSGLLLYQEGYFLQYIEGQPDMIRMVFQRIMQDTRHENVELISEEVLMQRRFPLWTMFFRDYDFVYPHIRQDYAELTSLAKVIEALENEPNLQKTMFDFLKNTHDQDS
- a CDS encoding MarC family NAAT transporter translates to MEKIIFEIFATVLATISALLPITNPLITVSILPGMAAHLSAAERDNQVKRACIYMAGILVTFLLAGALIMDFFNISIPGLRIAGGLIVSYFGFDMLFGEPHDASNAPNSSKRDISFTPLAMPSLSGPGSIAVVISMSSGVHTQTALPVWLGYLTVVIGILLVAYISWLTLRASTKLYRVLGEDGINAISRIMGFLLICIGVQFVINGIGNLLHDPVFWPLAK